From the Glycine max cultivar Williams 82 chromosome 11, Glycine_max_v4.0, whole genome shotgun sequence genome, the window TTCCATTTAATACCAATTTAGCCACAAGTAGCAGCACGGCTGGGATTGCACCAGATTTGTTGCATCACATCTGAGCGTATAGAACTAGAAGTGGTTAATCGAGTGAATCAAGTTAAAATCTTACATCTTGAGAGGTTGCGAGTTTAAACCTTTACTCATTTACTTGGATGAAGTAATTTAAATCCTCTCTAAGTATATTTTGAGTCTGAACTTTTCAAGCACCATGCCTTCctcctaaaattttaaattaaaaaataataataaagcaaaaaaatccaCATCTTTGAAGAAGGAATTGTCCCTTGGGAAATGTAATTTCTCTATCCAATCCAAGACTTGGTGGGAACAGCAcacaaccacaaccacaaccacaaTTGCCCCACGGGAAAGGCCAACATGCAATTCGAGTTCAACCCATACATACAATACACTCCACTGTGGGCCCAAACAGGTCAAGTGGAAACAAAGTTTATAATAGCTTTGTCTCTTTCTAGTTTCTCAGTTTTTCTCAACTTGCCTTTCGTGGCAAATTGAACTCCAAGAGAGACTCTTCAGGCTGGTGTAGTAGAGTGTTCACATCTCCTCTAATAGTagtcttttttgtaaaaaaaaatcacagtaATTAGGATCTTTGTGTCACTTAAAGTTCATCGTTCCTTTCCAATAATGTATTTTGAGAGGAATGAACTCATGTCCTCCTCCTCAAACTCAAGGGTGTTGCCAACTGAGCCACATCCATCGGATGttgtctctttttctttattcaacCTTTATTATCAGATTACTACTGGTCTTGAAATGAAATGTTCATTGGAAATTCATTAAAAGGGGAAGTGCCCAAATGTGCTTCTTGGGTACAAAAGTATAAGCTATATAGTATGTAGTATATACTAATTAAGATTTGGAAGTTGCGTTGCATGAGATATTTGCTACTAATCATAGCCTTCTATAAGAAGTGAATAAGAAGTATTTCAAGAAATTGCCCCTCTTGGCCAACCCAccacatacaaaaacaaaaacaaaatactataatctttgtttaaaaaaatgaagctaTTGGAGCAGAATACATATATTCCAGTTCTATCTAACCTGCAGAGTTGCGAGTTGGTGCCTTACCAATAAGCACTGCTTCACCACTTGCAGCTTTCTTTGCAGCAAGCTCCTCCAAGCGTTTCCACGTGGCTTCACGCCCTGCTATGACTTcacttttctttgactcatctTCCTCAAACTTTTGTAAACATTCTTTAGATAGGTCGGGATCGACATCATTAAAAACCTTCCGCACATTCAAGGTCAAACCATGGACAGCTTGGTTCCAATGACTTCTAGCATTTCTCTCCAATGCAGGGAATATGATGGGCAGTATCACTTTTCGGTTTTGTTTGATCAAGCTCATGATGTGATCATTGTTCCACAAGAACAAGGCTCTCTCTGCCACCTGAGggggaaaaaaaacaagatacATGTTTGTAGACTTTCTAGGGGAAATAGAATATTACAACTGCAACTCTACTAATTCAAGACAAAGGACAAGAATTAGGAGCAGCAATGTATGGGTTTATGGTgttgtttcttaattaaaattagagtgAAACCTAAGTAACCTGCATATTAAAGGTCAGTGTTAAAAAACAGTGTTTGTTACCAAAGTCAAACTCTATTGGAGATCAACACCATAAAACATCTCAAGTACAACGCCTACGATTTGTCCTTAGACAACATGACAAATAAAACTAAAGTTATCATTGTTCAGTTTTGAAGACTCAAATTTGGTGCTTTCACATGACACTATATCATTCAATGCatgtataatattaatttagtaGCATTACATGAGCAATTGAAACATCCTGCAGTGGAATtattgtatcaacaaactcatGCAAATTGCAGTAGATAATGCAACAGCAATTCAGAAAATCcactagaataaaaaatattgtgagaAAGCTATGGAGCATTCCCCATTTGTGCAAACACTTCTAAATGAAATAAGCACCATCTAAAGTCTAAACAGTTTACacactttcttttcatttactaGGTTTATGGGGAGGGTGGGGTGCAGGGAAGGATGGATCCCTTTCCCATTAACATAACAGAagtaaaattgtatttaatttcTCTGAGAAAATGCCTGAAGACACGGTTAATCCAGTCAAAAAGAATGAAATAGAAGCTCCAAATATTCAACTTGCTGGGTGATAGTTGTCAATTGTCATCATCATAGTGTTAAGCAGAATaagaattaatattataaggctCATTTAATCAGGATTAATTCATCTTGTTCACAGCCCACTACACACATGTTGAGCACTACATAATAATCACTGCAAAATTATAAGAGTCTAAATTTGATAAAGGAAAGTCAAATCAGATACATATTACATACCATTACCAGTGGATTTCAACTTAAATTTGAAGAGTGGACTACTGTAGAGAATTAATAACTATGTACAAACACCAACTTATACTCACTGACTTTGATGTTGCCTAACAGTACTGTTATTAATTGCATCTATTCACATCACATGGTCTTTTAAATTGTAGGCTGCACTAAATTGCAAATTACTAGACGAATGTTGCATGTTGGAATGGTTACTAACATGAGTAACCTAATAAGAACCTTGGGAAAAGCACACCACAAAAGCTATCCGTTATAGTTAAAGAGTCCAAGGCCTTTTGTGGGATTCAAGTCCCATACCTTGCAAATGCCAAATGGATAATAAATCCTAATGTCCCACAACAGTCAGCAGCCCTGACACCCACCAGGCTAGTGGTGCACTAGCCCTTCGCCTAGTCTTGGGCAAACAATGCTGATAGAAAGCTTTGATACCAATTGATAAGAACCATGTGAGAACCACACTACAAAAGCTAGCAGTTATAGTTGGAGAACACAAGACTTTTAAACCCCACACTGAAATCTCATGGTTCCATGTGAGACTCATTTGAGACATTTCCCATACCTTGCAATTGGATCCTAACATAAGATAACCATAAAAACTCCCTCCCGATAtgtgattatttaattttaaaggcCAAGTCATTGGAAAGCATAGAATTGAATGATTTCCATGTTTTAAGAAGGCATGAGGAAACAAAAGGATTTAAGTTTCTTTATTTTGTCATTGATATTATGTCACTTCAAAACCATAAGACAATATGCATTTAGCTATAGGATGATGCAAAAAGGTTAGTCCTTTTCTTGCTAATTAAAACAACTTATCAACTAGAGGAAGTGAATTGAGATATAGGATTCAGGTAATCAGTATGAAGGAAGTTGCCAGAgagaattaatttgaaattcagGTGTATTTTCATCATGAAATAAGAGGAGAAACAGAAAAGGAGCCAGAGGAAAGTATTGAAAAATTCAAACCTGAAAATGAGGGCTATTCAAACAACGTGCAATGCGACGAAACAATGGCACCATACAACGCTGAAATTCTGGGGGTTGAGTTGCTTCCAAGACTTCTTCCAACTCACCCAGGAACATAACCTCCTTTGGACTATTTGTTATAGGCCAGTACTTCAACAATCCCCTAATAATTGTATCAGCAAGCTTGCAGTCTTTCTCTACAAATTGGGTAATGCAATAAGATAACTGTTGATGATACATTGCTAAGCACTTTGGCTTGTGCAACGGAATCAGTATACGAACAAGAAACAGTTTGTGCTCTTCCTTCAATGGCAGTGCAAAACCATTAATGATGCTCCCAAGAATCTCCAGGAACTCAGCAATCCCATTGTGCTTCTCAgtctcaaaaataaaattaaagaacacaTTATTGATGGCCTTCCTGATGAAAGGGCGATGTGCCATGAATTTCCCATAGATGCGGTGCAGCGTCATCTTCAAGTACTCGCGCTCCCTCGGATCCTCAGAGTCGAACAAATCCAGCAGCCTCAAAATGAATGACTGATCAATGTATCTCTTGGCCAACTTCGCATCCAGCTCGGGAGACGCCACAAACCTCAGAAAAAGCTCATACACAATCTGCAAATGAGGCCAGGCAGGATCCATAGAAGGCTCCTCCTCGTCCATGTCAACACCATCAACAATCTTACTCTCGCGCGGCTGAGGACTGAGCGTCCTGAATATATTTGCAGACACCATTTTCACAACCTCCTGCATCATATTCTCCACGAACTTGGCATTCGCGTTAGACACATAATCCACGAGCTCCACCAACGTCTGCCGCTTAATCTCCTTCTCCTTGAGGTGCTTGGCGGGGTCAGTGAAGTCAAACACCACACAACACATCCTAAGTTTCTTGATGAACAAAGTTGGCTTCTCAGAAGAGGGAACATCCCTAAAAGCAGGCAATGCCTCATAGGAACCAAAATTCCCATTGTTGGGGTTGTTGTGAATGTTGTTCTCATTCACAACATTCGGTAACGGAACTCTGTTACCATGATTCTGTCCCGCAGAGGAAGAATTCCCGGGTTTGGTGCCACCAGGGGTAACACTAACGGAATCACTGCTCTTCGAAGAAGTGGTAACACCATGATGTGTTCTCCCACTTCCACCGTGTTCGGAACCTTTCGATGACTTCCGAGGGAGTTTACTGAATATCTGTTTGAACATAATTCATCAAACAAACACGGAACAACCCTTTACCCCTTTTTCTGCTaatctgaaataaaataaaataaaatatagaacaaaaattaaaattaaaaatattaaaaaagagatCCCTAAAACCTTGTTAACTTCACAATCTCAACACGATAATAAGAATCACGCAATTGGAACGATAACCAACCAGACACAAATGTTGTTTGTCTGTGCACTTGTCCGATGATTGATAcgatgatgatgttgttatttgtGCACTTGTCGGAATAaatgagaaagaagaaaacCCTTTTACTTATCTGGGTAGAAGAAGAAAACCCAGTTTCGTGATTCTACCCATGGTGATGATGGAGCAAACAAAATTCGATTTTGATGCGGAAAACCTTTTCGCCTCTGCAATCAGAAACAGTAACGGAGGAAACAGAGATCAGCGACGACGATGATCAGAAACACTCTGGTGTTTCAGAAATCTTCAAATAATAATCGGAGACacaatcttcttcttcttcggcGTTGTTGGACCTGAAAAGCGAGAGCGAAACAAAGAATGTTCTGCAGATTTccctttttcgtttttttttttttgtttttttcgaatatatataattcggtttaacttaaaaaataaataaatgagaatttCAACTTGGAAGCATATGTGATCTTATCATTTAGTTTCTCTATTGTATTTTTCTATATTGTTCTTGtggtttttaatattataccgttttcatgatttttaaaattaaatattattattaaatattaacataatttttatatattattattttaatggaacaatacaaaaataacatgacaaagaacaatataaaaaaaacagtgaAAAAGTCAAATCCAACTATTTTGTATGCGTTTtgtagataatataaaattaaaataattggaaaacaaagaaaaagtcgGATAAAAATCGAAAGCACATGCGGGGCAAGCATATACCGACTGCGAATTAATAATCACcagaaaaatagaagaaataaaataataattacagaatttaattagaatatagtTAGACCAAATCCAatgaaattaaaactaaatcaaaAACTCCaagtttttttaacacaaaGTCGAATTCTGCCATTAAACTTAAAGTTGAAGAGTGTTCTTAAATGTTACTATGacaatttgtcaaaaaaatgttaaatatttgtatttattgtttatttgagaaaaatattaaaaatataatatgaaatatgatttaattataatgtattgaaatattgaaatttttaaagtCTTTTTATATAGATTGTCgtgtataaattttattgtaattattctaagaatctaattaaaataaattgataatgtaaataattataacattatctaaatataaattatcaaatatagTACTAACATTGTTAGTTTTTATCGCTGAGTGAGCAACTCGCcttaaatgataaaaacaagTAAGTAAATATAGTCACtgacgataaaaaaaaaaaaagaaacagttaatattatttgcatatacatagtaaatcataaatgtataaaaatattaatagatttttttttctttatcgactgaaattatttattttatctttttaaatattttgaaagactTCCATCAAAGTCTTTATATTAATGAAGGGTTTATCAATTAGTTGTTGATTAAAGTGGCATTAActcaaattctttaaataatatattgagtTTAAACATTGTTGATGAAAAAAAGATGTTAGAAggagaaattttattaaaaataatcatatgaatttttttaatagaaattaatcgTTACCAAAGtcaataaacattttatattaagtattatatatgagaaaaatatttggtaaaaaataaatgtcatattttactttttaatatattattaattgttcTTGTCTACCAATCCAAACAaatgttattttagtttttgaatttaatattaatattattctttttcatttatttaataaagttaGTTAGgtaaaactattattatttttcatttatatattaatttttcttggttttcataaaataacttagaacaattcttattttaaaaaatattaattttataaaaataatcttatatcatcattaatttattataaattttataattcatcattaatatataagaaattaatatacaagaaatataagtaaaaaaacattattatattaaaaagttaaaatgataattattttaggataaattattttttttatacggcaattaaaatgaaatgttggaaatatatattttctgtattttgtttatcgtttaaaataaaaacacatttccaagaaatgttgtttctcaataatattttctaccaatatttttcacataattatttttaaagggaGGTGAGAATGTAACTTATCTATGAGAAAAGATTTAACACTGTAGAAACATTTACTggccctttaattttttttttacaataagatATCCCATCATTGAAAGTCATAAGAcaattatctttaataaaagcaataaataattttttttctttattatgaaACATGTACTAATCAACATTCAACAAAATGTTATGACCaattgagtgaaaaaaaaaatgttaccactAATTAAacagattttaattatttttagaaatcaCAATTCTCTTTAACATGAAAATTTCCCTTTTAACAAACACCGAACGACGccctaaaaaaagttttattttaaaattcctatttaaatttaataatcttTTATGTAAAAATGAAACTCACATTAAGGTAAAAACACAGGGTAATGcttattaaaatgattaaaattttaataaaataaatgttaactaACATTTGTAAggtgttaattaaaaaacaaaagtgaaaaaGTCTTTAATCAGCGTTTTCAAAACccttaataataaaagaaaaggaagcaaACACGGTTTTGTGGTCTTTGTGGTTGTTTATTGACCtatgaattttgtgtttttaattataatgataattCCAGAGACGTAGTCAAGTCTGTACAATTACAATATGTGATATTTTCGACCAACTTGAAGTCTGCACCCAAACCATACGCTAGGCACCAGAACATGTCAAATGCCTAAACGACGTCGTAAGCCTTCGTTACAAATTACAATGAATGAATTTGACCACACAACACAACAGTATTTTTGTGTTATCATACTATTTGCTACGAAATATCTTGGATTTTGTCCAATCAATTATGCTCAGCACCTCtagtgggttttttttttttttttcaatcttattttttcatttataatattgaatttgaatttaagattttgattaaaaaaataaaatatattatcactCTGAACCAACAATTCGTTAATTGCACAATACTGTTTGacaacaaccaaaaaaaaatccactCGTCTTTTCAAGATTTTCACTTTTCAGTTTAAATTCGATCGTAGATAGCTAAGTGTTAGACTTTGTACATGCTTTATTCGTAAGCTTTTTGTCCCGTAACATATAAATTTCACCGTTACCGTAAGCTTTTCTTCATTCGTGATCCTAatcattatgttatttataaaattatttcatcagCTTTATCAGTAACTTTAAAGacgatattttattttatttatgattttatagaattgataaaatattagtatttaAATACGTTTAACTTTAGTGTATTCTTTTTATCTCTCTACTATATAAAATATCCACCTCTTTATGTGAGTTATATATAAACCACTTCATCTACCGTACaatatcattattaaaaaaaacatttcattttatgtattgtttttaaattaagtaaatattcaataattaataaatattatttttaatttaatcttatatattacatttttttattaaaaaatggaaTACTATTGATAAAATAGACAAAGGTAGTTTGACAAAATTAAGAATATCTTTTTCAAAGTTAATAAATGCTAATATTTAATACTCCATACAAacttttaaaatcattaaatgccgttaatttaacataatcataaatatatttgacaaataaattttattatattaagagATATCAAAAAAATACTTTAGTATAAAGAattcttgtaaattttaaagtttatgTAGCAATATTATgacttaatagatttttttataaaatttttataatagtttgaattttaatgaatttatatcaTAAGAATTTAAAGGATTTGAAAGGATTTTATAAATCTATAAGATTTGAGAGGAGtatgtgaatttttaaaaacacgTTCAAATAATAAGAGttagtggaaaaaaataataagaaatgatgaggtttttagataaatttaaagttatatgttaatttttttatttttttaattattataattattttataataaatctaATGACATGTTTAAATGGAGTGTGATAATAAACATATATTAGAGGGGAGTAGTAAGGGAGAAAAATTGGTAGGAGGATTACTGTTGTGTAAATGACAAATTAAGGATGATAGTCACGAAAATATTGCATTGAACATGTGATGAACATAGTCAGTATAAGAACAAAAATGGTTAGTCTTAGCACATaagacaaacattaatttaatttagaaaacaaagaaaaaaagtacaaaGAGAAAGAGTACActagacatttttttattccaaaataatatgagaaatatagagcaaatagtCGTTTTCGTTCCTAAATGCGTAGAACACAAATTCGTCTCTTAGagatggaaattcaaattttagtctctaagaataaaaaaattgtgacaaaTCCATCTATTCATTAACTTACATCCGTTATCGTTAATGAAAAAGTTTAGGCGACACAGAGAgacaaaaatatcacaaaaataattGTCAATATGATTACTAATAAgttagaccaaaatgtaagtAAATTATCATTGAaccaaaatgttaataaattaccattagaccaaaatgttagtaattttttattggaccaaaatgttagtaatttttattttaccaagaTGTCACTACATTTCCATTGGACCAAAATGTTAGTACATTTCCAATGGACTAATTTTTCAAACTTCAAATCTCGTTTAATTTaaaggtaaaatataatttattctttatctttcccttttttatctttccaagcataacattataataaacacttaaaaaaataagaaaaaaaaaacataagatagaataaatataataataagtacAATATTGATTAATGAGCACAATCTATTTGTTGTTATGAAATTTCCAATGTGACAGTACTTTATCCAAAATATGAAACTCAAACAAACGATAAAGCACTCTCTaatgagaaaatatatataacacacgCATCTTGAATaatattaaagagaaaataaggcaTGTCTAATGATAGAAAAGAAAGTCCGGTAactaatagaaaaagaaagaaacaaatctaacaaaatctcaaaggtttgggtgagattgtttgatagatattttatactaaaaagtcTAATGAAATTCATCGAAATCCTTCTTAAAAAGTAATCCATTgaaatttgtatattattacaaaattttaattgaataccactaaattttgttatttttcttaaaaaatcttaaaaattttaattaaataccacaagatttatttatattatttaaaaattttggttAATACTacaatatttttagtctcttagagatgagaattcaaattttagtctctaagaataaaaaaattgtgacaaaTCCATCTATTCATTAACTTACATCCGTTATCGTTAATGAAAAAGTTTAGGCGACACAGAAAgacaaaaatatcacaaaaatgattatcaATATGATTGCTAATAAgttagaccaaaatgtaagtAAATTATCATTGAACCAAAATGTTAGTAAATTATCATTAGAtcaaaatgttagtaattttttattggaccaaaatgttagtaattttttttttaaagttacattctatttttttttattctttcagtATAGAACTTGCTTTAGGAAAAATCTAAACAAAGTTACTTCCTCTATTATagaataaaagtaattttagagaaaaaaagttattttaaaaaataaatactgcattaagtattttttttttcaaaattgcccTCAATCAATATTTCATGCATTaatacaacaatttttttttttattttcatgaattttttttcttaaatcatTAGTATTTATTCATGCATTTATATGgctgattaattttaaaaatcacttGTTTTTTTCCACCGGTAACACCACCGGATATAAGGAATTAGATGATGTATCAAGGTTTTAATTCATCAAATTTCTATAGGAATTTGTTACTATTAATAAGAAATGGGAGTAAATGAATAGAAATactatttaattaaagataaaagctatattaaaaaatcattaatatttttttaaaaatacaataaattaattatttttttaatatatgtgtaACAACTTTAAACGATTTATATTTTACAACAATGAgaatagtttataaaatttatgttgtattttatatatatatatatatatatatatatatatatatatatatatatatatataagtgtactcttaattagcataaaattactgacattactcttttattttatttaaaaaatgttactgcTTTCACCCTTGCTTTCAACAAAATCGGAAGAATCTTCCGGACTTCATTGTCCATCACCAGAAAACGATCAACTACTCCTAAAAATATACTCTTACTCTTACCAACCAAAAACGCGTTCAAACACGACGTGAGGATTATGTTCAAGTGTGCCTGAATAACCAATAAAAAGTTTTGAAGTCAAATAATAATTCTAcatgacaattttataaaatttactttcatattattatgtaattagtataaatttttaaatttaattttgtcagtataaaatatttttgtataaaattgaACTACAAAGCACTgttaattttaccaaaaaaaaatatacccaACCTCAAAATTGAAAGATGTACCCCTcttaccatttttttaaaatatttacgaTATTATgagaactaaaatttaaaacatgttaaaattacatttaaataaactcttgattaaaaatatacataaaaactTTTTTCCTGATATTTGATAGTAGTAAATATCTGGTTAAATTAATTTGCATATCTTTAAACTATTTGACAATTTTAAACTAAGtttccaaaattatattttttaattaaataaaataactaaaaaaacagTCAAATAATTCAAGACCTGCCGATTAAATTAACCTAAATAAGTGGAGTCCTTACTCCTTAATAATGAAAATCCTCCCAATTCCCAAGACTCTCTTTTCACTTGTTCCTCCGTAGCCCACAAAACTACTtagtactattttttttggattttctttgTGCACCTATCACTTTTCCAATACATTCtataataagaaaaggaaaaattaaaaatacccaTACATATAATCAGATATGAATTACCAAAATAGTTGGTattattaacataatattttaaagaactgatctaataaattaattattagatcaaaattaataattataaattttattatataaatttatatatttattaaatatatattaaaaatttaagtattatatataataacattaattattttttttaacataattaacctattaatttgattaaaatatcctaaaaatcacatatttaaaacatgtataaattattaattttaaattattttataaaaatatatttttaagaattcatATCAACATACGAATCTACCCAGATGAACCGACCCAATCCGTATGCAACCGaagataaggaaaaaaaaaaaaaaaaaccagaagAGAAGGAACGAAGTAAAAAAGGATAAAggtttgaaagttaaaaaaatatgttaatgatGCAGCAAGAATAACCCCTCTTTGTTTCTAGACCTGGCCCATGAAATAGAATCTTAAGGCTTAAACCCTCACTGCTCCTCCGAAATCCCATCCACGAAGATGAGCATACCAAAGGCAGTGGCAGCGACGATCCGGCTCACGGTGCCGGCCGGAGGGGCTCGGCCAGCTCCACCGGTTGGACCGGCGCTGGGACAGTACCGGCTGAACCTGATGGCGTTCTGCAAGGACTTCAACGCGCGGACCCAGAAGTACAAGGCGGACACGCCCATGGCCGTCACGATAACGGCGTACAAGGACAACACCTTCGAGTTCGCCGTTAAGTCGCCGCCGGTGTCGTGGTACCTGAAGAAAGCCGCCGGCGTGGAATCCGGCAGCAGCCGGCCCGGTCACGTGACCTCGTCCTCGGTGTCCGTGCGGCACGTGTACGAGATCGCGAAGGCGAAACAGTCAGATCCGTACCTCCAGAACATGCCTCTCGAGTCCATTTCTAAGTCCATCATTGGAACCGCCAACAGCATGGGGATCAAGATCGTCAAGGACCTCGATTGAATCAATCTTTATATGCAGTATCAATTGTTTTGTTGTGTTGTGGTTTTAGGATTAGGGTTTCTCTTTTAAACCTCTTTTGAGTTTGAGCCTGCACatatgttttgttattttggctAATGGATGTTTTGATTTGACATATCTTATGATATGGATAAAGTTGTTAACAAGATCGGTCATGTGCTTTAATCCTTTGGCAGGAAAATGTGTTAAATTTTACTTTGGACTATTTTATCAGTGACAATTAGGGGTCTGGGATCTACATAAACTCA encodes:
- the LOC100811438 gene encoding serine/threonine protein phosphatase 2A 59 kDa regulatory subunit B' eta isoform, giving the protein MFKQIFSKLPRKSSKGSEHGGSGRTHHGVTTSSKSSDSVSVTPGGTKPGNSSSAGQNHGNRVPLPNVVNENNIHNNPNNGNFGSYEALPAFRDVPSSEKPTLFIKKLRMCCVVFDFTDPAKHLKEKEIKRQTLVELVDYVSNANAKFVENMMQEVVKMVSANIFRTLSPQPRESKIVDGVDMDEEEPSMDPAWPHLQIVYELFLRFVASPELDAKLAKRYIDQSFILRLLDLFDSEDPREREYLKMTLHRIYGKFMAHRPFIRKAINNVFFNFIFETEKHNGIAEFLEILGSIINGFALPLKEEHKLFLVRILIPLHKPKCLAMYHQQLSYCITQFVEKDCKLADTIIRGLLKYWPITNSPKEVMFLGELEEVLEATQPPEFQRCMVPLFRRIARCLNSPHFQVAERALFLWNNDHIMSLIKQNRKVILPIIFPALERNARSHWNQAVHGLTLNVRKVFNDVDPDLSKECLQKFEEDESKKSEVIAGREATWKRLEELAAKKAASGEAVLIGKAPTRNSAG
- the LOC100810898 gene encoding 50S ribosomal protein L11 — protein: MSIPKAVAATIRLTVPAGGARPAPPVGPALGQYRLNLMAFCKDFNARTQKYKADTPMAVTITAYKDNTFEFAVKSPPVSWYLKKAAGVESGSSRPGHVTSSSVSVRHVYEIAKAKQSDPYLQNMPLESISKSIIGTANSMGIKIVKDLD